The genome window AGAAAATCTTCCTGATTGAATTCGGAAATTCCGCCTTCCACGAGTTCCAATTCTTCCCGAAAGGATTTCAAAACCCAATCTTCGAATCGTGAGTCGAGTTCGGGATCGTTGACTCCCGAGGTTTGAAAGGAAGACTTCTGACTTCCTCCCGGAGTTTTATCGTATGTTAGAATTTTCTTATCTTTGCGGGAATACACTCCGCTGAAGTCGACTCCGGTTCCGATCGGCCATACCATAGGAACCGCCGCAATTCCCAGAACCTTTTCGATCTCATCCAGAAGTACGAAAAGATTTTTGGTCGGCCGGTCCATCTTATTGATGAACGTAACGATGGGAATTCCGCGATCGCGACAAACCTTAAAGAGTTTGATCGTCTGAGGCTCGACCCCTTTTCCCGCGTCTAACACCATCACTGCGGTATCCGCAGCGATGAGAGTTCTATACGTGTCTTCGGAAAAATCTTCGTGACCGGGAGTGTCCAATAAATTGAGAACGAATCCGTTGTATTCGAACTGAAGCGCGGCGGATGTGATGGAGATTCCTTTTTCTTTTTCCATCTCCATCCAGTCGGAGGTCGCTGCCTTTCTGTTTTTACGCGCCTTTACGGCGCCCGCGAGTTGGATCGCGCCTCCGTACAAAAGAAGCTTTTCGGTAAGGGTCGTTTTCCCGGCATCCGGGTGGGCGATGATGGCGAAGGTTCTTCTCCGTTTGGTTTCTTCCTCGATGGATTGATTCGGTTTTTGTGTTATTGTCTCGCTCACGACTTTTACTCCGCCCTCTTTCCAGCTTTTTTGCGGAAATCCGACTGTCAGCAATTAAAATCGAGGAGATTTGTGGGAGTTCCCACAATCGGATTTACTGTGAAATCAAGATTCAATCGTAGAAAGAAATGTAGGAACTCCCCATCCTGAGTTTTACGGTCCGAACCCAAGATTCACTTTCCCAATTTGTAAGAGTTCCCACACTTCGCCCGGTCAACGGAGGATTCTTCTTTTTACCGGTTCGTATTGTTCGGGTAAATCGAATGTAACGGAAGTATCCTACATTCTCCCCATCATAGTATAGCAGGTAAACCATGGAAGGGATTCCCCTCACCCCATCGAGAGATCTACAAGGATTAAAATTACAAATCGACGGTTTCGAGGATTCGTTTGAAATTCTCAAACTCAAGGAAGAAGGTCTTACGATTTCTTCTTTGAATGAATTGAATCTTCTTCCGGGTTCCCCTCTCAGCGGAAGAATCGATTCCAACGCACTCGATTTTCAATTTCGATTTCAAGGAAGTCTGCAAAGAACAGTTCTCCGTCCCGACGGAAAAGGATTTATTTTAGGAATTCAATTCCATCAAAGAACGGGCTTGCCGGACATTCTCATCGCCCTCGAACTCGCCTCTTGATTTAGACTCGATTCTTCGAAGCGCACTTCGCTTTCCCCTCCGTATTTGTCGCTGCCATCGCGACCCGTAGGAAGCCGATGGCACTGAGTTCTCAGATGCGACGCATAGAGAGCGGAGCATGATTTACCATGAACCTTTAGGGGCTTCCCCGGCCCCGTTTTTTTAAAACTCAAAAACACTTTTCCGGATAATTCTAATCTCATCCCCCCAGAGTCATTCGATTCGATCGGCGAAAACTCAGCAAACGCCTTCCTGAACTCAGCAAGTTACTCCCTATGGGTCATAACTTAGAGCGGCGTTTATATCTATTTTCATTTACGAAACTCCTTCTATTCTGTTTTCTGTACATAAAGTCCTATGTCCGAAATCAACGTGAAACATCTTATTTCTTGGGAAGACTGGTCCGATTCCGAAATTCTCGATCTGCTGAACTTTGCGATCCACGTAAAGAAGAATCGAGTCAACTACGCGGGTCATTTGAGCGGCCGTTCTTTGGCGATGCTCTTCCAGAAAACTTCCACAAGAACCAGAGTTTCTTTTGAAGTGGCGATGACCGAAATGGGCGGCCACGGAATTTACTTGGACTGGATGGCGTCTAACTTTCAACTTTCCGACATCGATCTGGAAGCGAGATATCTCTCCAGAAACGTTTCCGTCATCATGGCCCGTCTAAAAAAACACGAAGACCTTCTTGCTATGAAGAACGGTTCACAAGTTCCGGTCATCAACGGCTGCGACAACATGTTTCACCCTTGTCAATCTCTTGCGGACGTAATGACCATCGCGCTCGACAAACCCGAACGCCCTTTGAATCAGGTTCGACTCGCGTATGTCGGAGTTCACAACAACGTGGTCAACTCTCTCATCGGAATCACCGCGGCTTTGGGGATTCATTTGACTCTCGTAACCCCGATCGCCGAAAAGGAAAACATACACGAATCTACCGTGGAACGGGCCAAGTCCAAGGGAACGCTCGCTTGGGAATCGAATTTGGAAAAGGCAGTAAAGGACGCGGACTACGTTTACACGGAC of Leptospira sanjuanensis contains these proteins:
- a CDS encoding ornithine carbamoyltransferase, with amino-acid sequence MSEINVKHLISWEDWSDSEILDLLNFAIHVKKNRVNYAGHLSGRSLAMLFQKTSTRTRVSFEVAMTEMGGHGIYLDWMASNFQLSDIDLEARYLSRNVSVIMARLKKHEDLLAMKNGSQVPVINGCDNMFHPCQSLADVMTIALDKPERPLNQVRLAYVGVHNNVVNSLIGITAALGIHLTLVTPIAEKENIHESTVERAKSKGTLAWESNLEKAVKDADYVYTDTWLDMEFFNDPSYADKKKQRMELMMPYQINSALMEKTNARVMHDMPIHAGYEITRDVVLSPRSIIFQQAENRLDAQKAVILKLLEA